One Glycine soja cultivar W05 chromosome 2, ASM419377v2, whole genome shotgun sequence genomic region harbors:
- the LOC114401856 gene encoding uncharacterized protein LOC114401856, giving the protein MAVSSETQLDGKPSGPPNLRSLTWRDLINSSWKDTNYKRVAMASLVRAVYMLELDRQENRTQENALAPSWWIPFKYKLTQILIDERDESIFGAIFEWDRSAALADFLPIRPKGAPKAVLALRGTLLRSATRQRDIEDDIRFAAWESLKGSFRFKVTLEALQSVSGAYGSRNVCIAGHSLGAGFGLQVGKELAKEGINVEAHLFNPPSVSLAMNIEYIEEKAGYVWNGLKSMITSGSEAQVSNDGDKTHGIRLKQVIQGILDAGFGVGNRVPHLYINSSDYISCFYFYADGTREITEEENMGPAYGKNSAKLFVVSKENQEFLEAHSLKQWWSSDAELDQDTHNSKLISKQLRSLNIATPSLVFFLLYPHIVSFAMSHSNIRETTGFVWNILKSMPLSIGKAQVSNDGDNTSSVGLKGWIPQLSGLKDAGFWVRKCVSYLYDYKNDGMGKRMVDKENKVPINEQNLFVVSKEKQKFFAARGLEQWWPSEAELVQVIHNRKHISWQLRYLYTSTHWEATHLLSPPFVSLAMSLSNIGEREEFVWKWNSLKSMLPSSSETQGTVSNDRHKTSDAGLKSWIPQLSGLKDASFVLRKWVPHMYSNNTDYISSQLQSLYSSTPSQVSRLFSNLPSVLPDMSLRNTREKAEFVCESQVSNDKTSGTGLKSWIPQLSSLKDAGFGASKWISQVYAHESNGTTENIGPSLEKNEA; this is encoded by the exons ATGGCGGTTTCAAGTGAAACTCAGCTTGATGGCAAACCATCTGGCCCTCCCAACTTGAGAAGCCTCACTTGGAGGGACCTTATTAATTCTAGTTG GAAGGATACAAATTATAAACGAGTTGCCATGGCTAGCCTTGTTCGTGCAGTTTACATGCTTGAACTTGATAGACAGGAGAACAGAACACAAGAAAATGCTCTTGCTCCAAGTTGGTGGATTCCCTTCAAGTACAAGCTCACACAAATATTGATTGATGAAAGAGATGAATCCATTTTTGGTGCAATATTTGAATGGGATCGATCTGCAGCATTGGCTGACTTTCTACCAATTAGACCAAAGGGTGCCCCTAAAGCTGTTTTGGCACTCAGAGGAACATTACTCAGGAGCGCTACAAGGCAAAGAGATATTGAAGATGACATCCGTTTTGCTGCTTGGGAAAGCTTGAAGGGATCTTTCAGGTTCAAAGTAACTTTGGAGGCATTACAATCAGTTTCTGGTGCATATGGAAGCAGAAATGTATGCATTGCAGGGCATTCCTTGGGGGCTGGATTTGGTCTTCAAGTGGGAAAGGAACTAGCAAAGGAAGGAATTAATGTGGAGGCACATCTATTTAATCCACCTTCTGTTTCATTAGCCATGAATATTGAATATATTGAAGAAAAGGCTGGATATGTCTGGAATGGACTTAAATCTATGATTACTTCAGGTAGTGAAGCTCAAGTCAGCAATGATGGAGACAAGACTCATGGTATAAGATTGAAGCAAGTGATACAAGGAATACTGGATGCTGGTTTTGGTGTGGGAAATAGGGTTCCTCATTTGTATATTAATAGCAGTGACTATATcagttgcttttatttttatgctgATGGAACAAGAGAGATCACTGAGGAGGAAAATATGGGTCCTGCATATGGGAAAAACTCAGCAAAGTTGTTTGTTGTCTCTAAGGAAAACCAGGAATTTCTTGAGGCACATAGCCTGAAACAATGGTGGTCAAGTGATGCGGAACTTGATCAGGATACTCATAATAGCAAACTCATAAGCAAGCAACTTAGGTCTTTGAACATTGCTACACCTtcactagtattttttttactttatccaCACATTGTTTCATTTGCCATGAGTCACAGTAACATTAGAGAAACGACTGGTTTTGTCTGGAATATACTAAAATCTATGCCTCTTTCAATTGGAAAAGCTCAAGTCAGCAATGATGGAGACAATACTTCAAGTGTTGGTTTGAAGGGTTGGATACCTCAGTTATCTGGCTTGAAGGATGCTGGCTTTTGGGTGAGGAAATGTGTTTCTTATCTGTATGATTACAAGAATGATGGCATGGGAAAAAGGATGGTTGACAAAGAGAATAAGGTTCCTATAAATGAGCAAAACTTGTTTGTTGTGTCTAAGGAAAAACAGAAATTCTTTGCAGCTCGTGGCCTGGAACAATGGTGGCCAAGTGAAGCAGAACTTGTGCAAGTAATCCATAATAGGAAACACATTAGCTGGCAGCTTAGATATTTATACACCAGTACACATTGGGAAGCAACACATTTATTAAGTCCACCTTTTGTGTCACTTGCCATGAGTCTCAGTAATATTGGAGAAAGGGAAGAGTTTGTCTGGAAATGGAATAGTCTTAAATCTATGCTTCCTTCAAGTAGTGAAACTCAAGGGACCGTAAGCAATGATAGACACAAGACTTCAGATGCAGGATTAAAGAGTTGGATACCTCAATTATCTGGCTTGAAGGATGCTAGTTTTGTTTTGAGAAAATGGGTTCCTCATATGTATAGTAACAATACCGACTATATCAGCAGTCAACTTCAATCTTTGTACTCTTCAACACCTTCTCAAGTATCACGCCTATTTAGTAATCTACCATCTGTTTTACCAGACATGAGTCTCAGAAATACTAGAGAGAAGGCAGAGTTTGTCTGTGAAAGTCAAGTCAGCAATGATAAGACTTCAGGTACTGGTCTGAAGAGTTGGATACCTCAATTATCTAGCTTGAAGGATGCCGGTTTTGGAGCGAGCAAATGGATTTCTCAAGTGTATGCTCACGAGAGTAACGGCACAACAGAGAATATAGGTCCTTCTCTGGAAAAGAATGAAGCCTAA
- the LOC114401812 gene encoding probable receptor-like protein kinase At2g42960 gives MILIDLLQPIMSSNSSLNMELSKKTSFLGLKRWVLIGIGVGAFIVLILCILSIWAMFRRKCRRSLDKYSVSQIPNVSKDIDVDKVGVQSSHVQPENVVIPVHDKASDKNSDNVSVHLGKSKSGDPDNISQCSSIYHHERGFSSMSAEEGSSGNVKKQSTLSHGGLATASPLVGLPEFSHLGWGHWFTLRDLEMATNRFSSENIIGEGGYGIVYRGRLINGTEVAVKKLLNNLGQAEKEFRVEVEAIGHVRHKHLVRLLGYCVEGVHRLLVYEYVNNGNLEQWLHGNMHQYGTLTWEARMKVILGTAKALAYLHEAIEPKVIHRDIKSSNILIDDEFNAKVSDFGLAKLLDSGESHITTRVMGTFGYVAPEYANSGLLNEKSDIYSFGVLLLEAVTGRDPVDYARPANEVNLVEWLKTMVGTRRAEEVVDSSLEVKPPLRALKRTLLVALRCIDPDADKRPKMSQVVRMLEADEYPFREDRRKRKSGTASMEIETVKDISGPSDAEKMVISESHVEEG, from the exons ATGATATTGATTGACTTGTTGCAACCAATTATGTCATCCAACAGTTCTTTGAATATGGAATTGTCAAAGAAGACATCATTTTTGGGTTTGAAACGATGGGTTTTGATTGGGATAGGTGTCGGTGCATTTATTGTGCTAATTCTGTGTATATTATCGATATGGGCGATGTTTCGGAGAAAGTGTAGGAGATCTCTGGACAAGTATTCTGTATCCCAAATACCAAATGTCTCAAAAGATATAGATGTTGACAAGGTTGGGGTGCAGAGTTCTCATGTTCAACCAGAAAATGTGGTTATTCCTGTTCATGACAAGGCAAGTGATAAGAATTCAGATAATGTATCAGTTCATTTAGGGAAGAGCAAATCTGGTGATCCTGATAATATCAGTCAGTGCAGCTCAATTTATCATCATGAGAGAGGATTTAGTTCAATGTCGGCCGAAGAAGGAAGCTCTGGGAATGTTAAGAAGCAATCTACATTGTCACATGGAGGGCTGGCCACTGCCTCTCCTTTAGTTGGCTTACCAGAATTTTCTCATCTTGGGTGGGGCCACTGGTTTACACTTAGAGATCTGGAAATGGCAACCAATCGTTTCTCAAGCGAAAACATCATTGGTGAAGGTGGATATGGCATTGTTTACAGGGGCAGACTGATTAATGGGACTGAGGTGGCAGTGAAGAAGCTTCTTAACAACTT GGGACAAGCTGAGAAAGAATTCAGGGTTGAAGTGGAGGCTATCGGCCATGTTAGACATAAGCATCTTGTACGCCTTCTTGGATATTGTGTAGAAGGAGTTCATAG GCTGCTTGTGTATGAATATGTGAACAATGGTAACTTAGAACAATGGTTACATGGAAACATGCACCAATATGGGACGCTTACCTGGGAGGCCCGCATGAAAGTTATACTTGGCACTGCCAAAGC GCTTGCTTATTTACATGAAGCAATAGAACCAAAAGTTATTCACCGGGATATAAAGTCTAGCAACATATTGATTGACGATGAATTCAATGCAAAGGTTTCTGATTTTGGTCTGGCCAAACTTTTGGATTCAGGCGAAAGTCACATAACCACTAGAGTAATGGGAACGTTTGG TTACGTGGCACCAGAATATGCTAACAGTGGTTTGTTAAATGAGAAGAGTGACATTTACAGCTTTGGTGTCCTCTTACTGGAAGCAGTTACTGGAAGGGATCCTGTAGACTATGCGCGCCCTGCTAATGAG GTTAATCTAGTTGAATGGCTCAAAACAATGGTGGGGACAAGGAGGGCCGAAGAAGTAGTGGACTCAAGCCTTGAAGTTAAACCACCGCTGCGTGCTTTGAAGCGCACTCTTTTGGTTGCACTCAGGTGTATTGATCCTGACGCTGACAAGAGGCCTAAAATGAGTCAAGTTGTGAGGATGCTTGAAGCTGACGAATATCCATTTCGAGAG gatagaaggaaaagaaagagtggCACTGCCAGCATGGAAATTGAAACCGTGAAGGATATTTCTGGTCCATCTGATGCTGAAAAGATGGTAATTTCTGAAAGCCACGTTGAAGAAGGATAG
- the LOC114372095 gene encoding cellulose synthase-like protein D4 produces MSSINRQSSKKSGRNSGGSTSQGSQSSGGPSVKFARRTSSGRYVSLSRDEIDVSSDLSGDYMNYTVHIPPTPDNQPMDSSVAMKAEEQYVSNSLFTGGFNSVTRAHLMDKVIDSEVTHPQMAGSKGSLCSICDGRVMRDERGRDVTPCECRYKICRDCFIDAQKESGMCPGCKEPYKVGEYEEDLTDQYSNNGALPLPAPNGSKRNPNNMSVMKRNQNGEFDHNKWLFETQGTYGVGNAYWPQDDMYGDDALKAGMLDPEKPWKPLSRVTPIPSGIISPYRLLILVRFVVLIFFLHWRVVNPNKDAVWLWIMSITCEIWFGFSWILDQVPKLCPVNRSTDLAVLHEKFDSPSPSNPTGRSDLPGMDLFVSTADPEKEPPLTTANTILSILAVDYPVEKLACYISDDGGALLTFEAMAEAASFADLWVPFCRKHNIEPRNPESYFSLKVDPTKNKSRTDFVKDRRRVKREYDEFKVRINGLPDSIRRRSDAFNAREEMKMMKHMKESGADPSEPVKVLKSTWMADGTHWPGTWATPSSEHAKGDHAGILQVMLKPPSPDPLFGSADDDKILDFTEVDTRLPMFVYVSREKRPGYDHNKKAGAMNALVRASAILSNGPFILNLDCDHYIYNCKAVREGMCFMMDRGGEDICYIQFPQRFEGIDPSDRYANHNTVFFDGNMRALDGLQGPMYVGTGCMFRRFALYGFDPPFADKDSDNKDGKKIEGSETPAMNASEFDPNLDVNLLPKRFGNSTMLAESIPVAEFQGRPLADHPAIKFGRPLGVLRAPREPLDATTVAEAVSVISCWYEDKTEWGDRVGWIYGSVTEDVVTGYRMHNRGWRSVYCITKRDAFRGSAPINLTDRLHQVLRWATGSVEIFFSKNNAFLASKRLKILQRLSYLNVGIYPFTSLFLVVYCFLPALSLFSGSFIVETLSIAFLIYLLIITVCLVMLAILEVKWSGVELEQWWRNEQFWLISGTSAHLAAVVQGLLKVMAGIEISFTLTSKSAGEDEDDMFADLYIVKWSSLMVPPIVIAMTNIIAIAVAFSRTIYSANPQWSKFIGGAFFSFWVLAHLYPFAKGLMGRRGKTPTIVFVWSGLIAITLSLLWVSISPPQGADGQGVGGDFQFP; encoded by the exons ATGTCATCCATTAATAGGCAATCTTCGAAGAAATCTGGACGTAATTCAGGAGGATCAACATCTCAAGGGTCACAAAGCTCTGGCGGGCCAAGTGTTAAGTTTGCGAGAAGAACTTCAAGTGGGAGATATGTGAGTCTTTCAAGGGATGAAATTGATGTGTCTTCAGACTTATCAGGGGATTACATGAACTACACTGTTCATATTCCTCCTACCCCAGACAATCAACCCATGGACTCATCTGTTGCAATGAAAGCTGAAGAACAATATGTTTCTAATTCTTTATTTACCGGTGGATTCAACAGCGTGACTAGAGCGCATCTAATGGATAAGGTCATTGATTCTGAAGTCACTCATCCTCAAATGGCAGGCTCCAAAGGCTCTCTATGTTCAATTTGTGATGGCAGGGTCATGAGGGATGAGAGGGGACGTGATGTCACTCCCTGTGAGTGTAG GTACAAGATTTGTAGAGATTGCTTTATAGATGCACAAAAAGAATCTGGTATGTGTCCCGGTTGCAAGGAGCCATATAAAGTGGGGGAATATGAGGAAGACCTCACAGATCAGTATTCCAACAATGGGGCATTGCCATTGCCAGCCCCAAATGGTTCCAAACGCAATCCAAACAACATGTCAGTTATGAAGAGAAATCAAAATGGAGAATTTGATCATAACAAGTGGTTGTTTGAGACTCAAGGTACCTACGGAGTTGGTAATGCATATTGGCCTCAAGATGACATGTATGGTGATGATGCCCTAAAGGCAGGAATGCTGGATCCAGAGAAGCCGTGGAAGCCTTTGAGCCGGGTAACACCAATTCCATCAGGCATCATAAGTCCTTACAG GTTACTTATCTTGGTGAGATTTGTGGTATTGatcttttttttacattggaGAGTGGTAAATCCAAATAAAGATGCAGTTTGGTTGTGGATTATGTCAATTACATGTGAGATATGGTTTGGCTTCTCATGGATTCTAGATCAAGTTCCAAAGCTTTGCCCTGTGAATCGTTCCACTGACCTTGCAGTCCTTCACGAAAAATTTGATAGTCCATCCCCATCAAATCCCACAGGGCGATCTGATCTACCCGGTATGGACCTCTTTGTGTCCACTGCTGATCCTGAGAAGGAGCCACCTCTAACCACTGCCAATACCATTCTTTCCATATTAGCAGTTGATTACCCTGTTGAAAAGCTTGCGTGTTACATTTCTGATGATGGAGGTGCTCTCTTGACTTTCGAAGCCATGGCTGAGGCTGCAAGTTTTGCTGATTTATGGGTTCCCTTTTGCCGAAAGCACAACATCGAGCCGAGGAATCCAGAATCGTATTTTAGCTTAAAAGTTGATCCTACCAAGAACAAAAGCAGGACAGATTTTGTCAAGGACAGAAGGAGGGTTAAGAGGGAGTATGATGAGTTCAAGGTACGCATAAATGGCCTACCAGATTCCATAAGGAGAAGATCTGATGCATTTAATGCGAGAGAGGAAATGAAGATGATGAAGCATATGAAGGAGAGTGGGGCTGACCCTTCTGAGCCTGTCAAAGTGTTAAAGTCCACATGGATGGCTGATGGCACCCACTGGCCTGGTACTTGGGCTACTCCTTCTAGTGAACATGCTAAGGGTGATCATGCTGGAATACTTCAG GTGATGTTGAAGCCACCAAGTCCCGATCCGTTATTTGGAAGTGCCGATGATGACAAGATTCTAGACTTCACCGAGGTTGATACACGGTTGCCAATGTTTGTATATGTTTCTCGGGAGAAACGACCAGGTTATGATCACAACAAGAAAGCCGGTGCCATGAATGCATTAGTTCGAGCATCTGCAATTTTGTCGAATGGCCCATTCATTCTCAACCTTGATTGTGATCATTACATCTACAATTGCAAGGCAGTACGAGAAGGCATGTGCTTCATGATGGACAGAGGTGGCGAGGACATATGCTACATCCAATTCCCACAAAGATTCGAAGGCATTGACCCTTCAGATCGTTATGCCAATCACAACACTGTGTTCTTTGATGGAAACATGCGAGCCCTTGATGGTCTTCAAGGTCCAATGTACGTGGGAACTGGATGCATGTTTCGACGATTTGCTTTATACGGATTCGACCCTCCCTTCGCGGACAAGGACAGTGACAATAAAGATGGTAAAAAGATTGAAGGGTCTGAAACACCGGCCATGAATGCTAGCGAGTTTGATCCAAATCTTGACGTGAACTTACTGCCCAAGCGCTTTGGAAATTCAACCATGTTGGCTGAGAGCATACCCGTCGCTGAGTTCCAGGGACGTCCTTTAGCAGATCACCCCGCCATCAAGTTTGGACGCCCACTTGGTGTTCTTAGGGCTCCTCGCGAGCCACTCGATGCTACTACCGTAGCTGAAGCCGTATCTGTCATTTCTTGTTG GTATGAAGACAAGACTGAATGGGGAGATAGAGTGGGATGGATTTATGGGTCTGTGACTGAAGATGTGGTTACAGGATACCGCATGCATAACCGGGGATGGCGATCGGTGTATTGCATAACGAAGCGAGATGCATTTCGCGGATCAGCACCAATCAACCTAACTGATAGACTGCACCAGGTGCTGAGATGGGCCACAGGCTCAGTCGAAATATTCTTCTCAAAGAACAACGCATTCCTCGCCAGCAAGCGCCTCAAGATTCTCCAACGTCTCTCTTACCTCAACGTTGGAATCTACCCTTTCACCTCCCTCTTCCTAGTCGTGTACTGCTTCCTCCCTGCACTCTCTCTATTCTCTGGTTCCTTCATTGTCGAAACCCTCAGCATCGCCTTCTTAATCTACTTGCTCATCATCACCGTATGCCTGGTGATGCTGGCCATTCTGGAGGTGAAGTGGTCTGGTGTGGAGTTAGAGCAATGGTGGAGAAACGAACAATTTTGGCTGATTTCTGGAACCAGTGCTCACTTGGCTGCTGTGGTGCAAGGACTCCTGAAGGTGATGGCTGGCATTGAGATATCTTTCACTCTAACGTCGAAATCAGCGGGTGAAGACGAGGACGACATGTTTGCAGATTTGTATATAGTAAAGTGGAGCTCACTCATGGTTCCGCCGATTGTTATTGCTATGACCAACATCATTGCCATTGCGGTTGCGTTTTCAAGGACTATTTACAGTGCCAACCCACAATGGAGCAAGTTTATTGGAGGTGCATTCTTCAGTTTTTGGGTGCTTGCTCATTTGTACCCGTTTGCCAAAGGTTTGATGGGGAGGAGAGGCAAGACACCAACTATTGTGTTTGTGTGGTCAGGTCTCATTGCGATTACACTTTCTTTGCTTTGGGTTTCCATTAGCCCACCACAAGGTGCTGACGGACAAGGTGTAGGGGGAGATTTTCAATTTCcatga
- the LOC114401842 gene encoding conserved oligomeric Golgi complex subunit 5-like, which yields MASPAAARTPVSTGASPMQRLSTFKNSSSTTATATTTTSSALDSLASDPIFSAFLSPSFSSTSFSSAALSSGSPASTAEKLHHAIRLLENQLRSEVLSRHHDLLSQLSSLHHADHALSTLRSALSSLQSSVRRLRSELSDPHRSVAAKTAQLSNLHRTTELLQHSIRALRLSKKLRDLMAAPDPEKLDLAKAAQLHFEILSLCDEYDLSGIDAVDEELNWVRETGDLLRSVAMKVLERGMDGLNQAEVGTGLQVFYNLGELKVTVEQVVNKYKGLGAKSVTVALDMKTISGGSGYGPGGIRGSGTPHIGGGAKAREALWHRLGNCMDQLHSIAVAVWHLQRVLSKKRDPFTHVLLLDEAIQEGDPMLTDRVWEAITKAFASQMKSAFTASSFVKEIFTMGYPKLYSMIENLLERISHDTDVKGVLPAINSSGKEQIISAVEIFQNAFLAHCLSRLSDLVNSVFPMSSRGSVPSKEQISRIISRIQEEIEAVQVDARLTLLVLREIGKVLILLAERAEYQISTGPESRQVGGPATPAQLKNFTLCQHLQDVHTRISSILKGMPSIAADVLSASLGALYGVACDSVTALFQAMLDRLESCILQIHDHNFGVLGMDAAMDNNASPYMEELQKCILHFRSEFLSRLLPSRNSTAPGTENICTRLVQSMASRVLVFFIRHASLVRPLSESGKLRMARDMAELELAVGQNLFPVEQLGAPYRALRAFRPLIFLETSQLASSPLLQDLPPNVILHHLYTRAPEELQSPLQRNKLTPLQYSLWLDSQWEDQIWKGIKATLDDYAANVRSRGDKEFSPVYPLMLQLGSSLIEKDQTSSKS from the exons atGGCGTCACCAGCGGCGGCGAGGACGCCGGTCTCCACCGGCGCATCTCCGATGCAACGCCTCTCCACCTTCAAaaactcctcctccaccaccgccACCGCCACAACCACCACCTCATCCGCCCTAGACTCCCTGGCCTCGGATCCCATCTTCTCCGCCTTCCTCTCCCCTTCCTTCTCCTCCACCTCCTTCTCCTCCGCCGCCCTCTCCTCCGGCTCCCCGGCCTCCACCGCCGAGAAGCTCCACCACGCGATCCGCCTCCTCGAGAACCAGCTCCGTTCCGAAGTCCTCTCGCGGCATCACGATCTCCTCTCGCAGCTCTCGTCCCTCCACCACGCGGACCACGCCCTCTCCACCCTCCGATCCGCGCTCTCCTCTCTCCAGTCCTCCGTCCGCCGCCTCCGCTCCGAGCTCTCCGACCCGCACCGCTCCGTCGCCGCCAAAACCGCCCAGCTCTCCAACCTCCACCGCACCACGGAGCTCCTCCAGCACTCCATCCGCGCCCTCCGCCTCTCGAAGAAGCTCCGCGACCTCATGGCCGCCCCTGACCCCGAAAAACTCGATCTCGCCAAGGCCGCCCAGCTCCACTTCGAGATCCTCAGCCTCTGCGACGAGTACGACCTCTCCGGCATCGACGCCGTCGACGAAGAGCTCAATTGGGTCAGGGAGACCGGAGATTTGCTTCGCAGCGTGGCGATGAAGGTTCTGGAACGCGGAATGGATGGGTTGAACCAGGCAGAGGTTGGGACCGGGTTGCAGGTTTTCTACAATCTCGGGGAATTGAAGGTCACTGTGGAGCAGGTGGTGAATAAGTATAAGGGCTTGGGTGCTAAGAGTGTTACTGTGGCGTTGGATATGAAGACCATTTCGGGTGGAAGCGGGTACGGTCCCGGTGGGATTAGGGGCTCTGGAACGCCCCACATTGGAGGAGGGGCTAAGGCTAGAGAGGCTCTCTGGCATAGGTTGGGGAATTGCATGGATCAGTTGCATTCCATTGCTGTTGCTGTGTGGCATTTGCAGAGGGTGCTCTCCAAGAAACGTGATCCCTTTACCCATGTTTTGTTGCTTGATGAGGCCATTCAG GAAGGTGATCCCATGCTAACAGATCGAGTGTGGGAGGCCATTACAAAGGCTTTTGCAAGCCAAATGAAGTCTGCTTTCACCGCATCAAGTTTTGTTAAAGAGATTTTTACAATGGGATATCCAAAGCTTTACTCCATGATAGAGAATCTacttgaaagaatttcacatgaCACAGATGTCAAAGGAGTGTTACCAGCTATCAATTCGTCTGGAAAAGAGCAGATAATTTCAGCTGTTGAAATATTCCAGAATGCATTTTTGGCTCATTGCTTGAGTCGCCTTTCAGATCTTGTGAATTCTGTATTTCCAATGTCCAGTCGTGGTAGTGTTCCCTCCAAGGAACAAATATCAAGAATTATATCACGCATTCAGGAAGAGATAGAAGCTGTTCAGGTGGATGCACGCTTAACTCTTCTTGTTTTGCGTGAAATTGGCAAGGTGTTAATTCTTCTTGCAGAACGAGCTGAATACCAG ATATCCACTGGTCCTGAATCACGTCAAGTGGGTGGTCCCGCAACACCAGCACAGCTCAAGAACTTTACATTGTGTCAGCATCTGCAAGATGTTCATACACGGATATCATCTATACTTAAAGGAATGCCCAGTATTGCTGCAGATGTGTTGTCTGCTTCATTAGGTGCTCTATATGGTGTTGCCTGTGATTCTGTAACAGCTTTATTCCAGGCAATGCTGGATCGTCTTGAGTCTTGCATATTACAAATACATGATCATAACTTTGGAGTGCTCGGTATGGATGCTGCTATGGACAACAATGCATCACCTTACATGGAGGAGCTCCAGAAGTGTATTCTTCACTTTCGCAGTGAGTTTCTGTCTAGGTTGTTGCCTTCCAGAAATTCTACAGCTCCTGGGACAGAGAACATATGCACCAGGCTTGTCCAGAGTATGGCTTCACGTGTTCTAGTATTCTTCATCCGACATGCATCTCTTGTGAGACCACTTTCAGAATCAGGTAAGTTGAGGATGGCTAGGGATATGGCTGAATTGGAACTAGCTGTGGGCCAAAATTTGTTCCCTGTTGAACAACTTGGTGCACCATATCGCGCACTTAGAGCATTTCGTCCACTTATTTTCTTGGAAACATCCCAGCTTGCGTCATCACCTCTTCTTCAAGATCTACCACCAAATGTCATACTTCATCATCTGTACACCCGTGCTCCTGAAGAATTGCAGTCACCACTGCAAAGGAACAAACTAACACCATTGCAGTATTCATTGTGGCTAGATTCTCAATGGGAGGATCAAATCTGGAAGGGCATCAAAGCAACACTTGATGATTATGCTGCAAATGTGAGGAGCAGAGGAGATAAAGAGTTTAGTCCTGTTTATCCTCTTATGCTTCAATTGGGTTCATCTTTGATTGAAAAAGATCAGACTTCCTCAAAGTCATGA